Below is a genomic region from Ketobacter sp. MCCC 1A13808.
CAAACGTACCAGCCGTCCCGAAGTCCTGGGTGGTCTGGGTGGATTCGGGGCGCTGTGCGAGATTCCGGAAAAATACAAGCGACCGGTGCTGGTATCCGGCACCGATGGCGTGGGCACCAAACTGAGACTGGCGATTGACCTCAACCAGCACACCAATGTGGGCATCGATCTGGTGGCCATGTGTGTCAATGATTTGTTGGTCACCGGCGCTGAACCCCTGTTTTTCCTCGATTACTATGCCACCGGCAAACTCGATGTGGACGTCGCCGCCAACGTTGTCGCCGGAATCGGCAAAGGCTGTGAATGGGCCGGTTGCGCTCTGGTCGGTGGCGAAACCGCAGAAATGCCGGGTATGTACCATGACGGGGATTATGACCTGGCCGGATTTTGCGTCGGCGTTGTTGAACGGGACCAGATTATAACCGGAGATAAAGTCGGCGCGGGGGATACCCTGATTGCCGTCGGCTCATCCGGCCCTCACTCCAACGGCTACTCACTGATCCGGAAAATAATTGAGATCAGCAACGCCGACCTGAGCGAAGAGCTGGACGGGGCGCCACTCAGTCAACACCTGATGGAACCCACCCGCATCTATGTAAAATCCATTTTGGCGCTACTTGATCAAATAGACATTAAAGCCATGGCCCATATCACCGGTGGCGGCATCACCGAGAATGTGCCGCGGGTGCTACCTCCGAAAACCAACGCCGTAATAGACACCGATTCGTGGGAGTGGCCAGCAGTCTTTCAATGGTTGCAGGAGAAAGGTAATGTGGAAACCAGCGAAATGCACCGCACTTTCAACTGTGGTGTGGGTATGATTCTGTGTGTTGATGCGGATAAAGCAGACAGCACACTATCCTTGTTGCGCAAGCTCGGGGAGCACACCTGGAAAATCGGCCGCATCGAAGCCGGCTCAGACGAAACCCCGCAAACCCTTTTTCAGGGTAAGTAGATATAGACCGTGAACACCGTCAAACTTGTTGTATTGATTTCTGGCTCCGGTACCAACCTGCAGGCCATTATAGAAGCCATTGAAAAAGGCCTGGTTCACGCTGAAATCAGTGCTGTGATCAGTAATCGTCCGGACGTTCGGGGACTTGCCCGTGCCCGTGACCAGCACATCGCAACCGAGGTCATTGATCACAAACAATTTACAGACCGCCACCGGTTCGACCAGGCCTTACTGGAAGCAATTGAGTCCTACCAACCGGACCTGGTGATACTGGCGGGTTTTATGCGCATATTGACGGACCGGTTTGTGACCCACTTTCACGGCAAAATGCTGAATATCCACCCTTCCCTGCTGCCCAAGTATAAAGGGCTGAACACCCATGCAAGGGCCATCGAGGCCGCCGAATCCGAGCACGGCTGCAGTGTGCACTTCGTTAACAATGAGCTGGACAGCGGGGCTGTGATCGGTCAGTTCAAAGTCCCCCTGCGAATGAACGATACTGTCGAGACTTTGTCCAAACGGGTACAAATCGCAGAACATAAACTGTATCCAGCCTGTATTGAGCTGTTGTGTCAAAAGCGGATTCAGCTGACTCCCGAGGGTGTAGAGCATCGGGGGCAACTGTTACCGGACAGCGGGTTGGATCTGACTGAGGATTAATATGGAAAGTAAGCGCCAGCAACTGATCGGAACAATTTTTTTAAGTTGTCTAATCAGTGTACCGGTGCAGGCAGCAGAAAAATCGGCGCTTGAAGACGCACAGCCTCAATCTGCAGCAGCCGCAACCGTTGAATTCCCCTTCAAACTGTTCACTGCCAGCTACCGTGGCGAAGCCTATGGTATGTCCATGGAAAAGTTGGGAACCCGGTCGCTAATGCAAGTTGATGCCCAGCGCTACCGCATCGAATACAAAGCCAATGCCATGATGTACAGCATGGAGGAAACCTCAGACTTCATCTGGCAGGATAATCACATCATTCCGCTTGCCTACCATTCTGAGCGCGGCACCTTTCTGAGCAAACGCAAAGCCCGACTCTTATTTGACTGGGATGCCGGCACCGCAGAATACAAAGTCAAGAAACGCAGCGGTGAGTTTACCATTAGCCCTGGCGACCAAGACCCGATCACCAGCACGCTGACATTAGCCTTGAAAATTGACCAGAAAAACCCATTAATCGAAGTCTCGGAAGCGAAGAAAGACAGCGTAGAGATGCTTGAATTTGAGCGTATTGACGAGCCGGAGCTGCAAACCCCCATCGGCGACATCAAGACCCTGCATCTGAGACGGATTCACGATGACCCTGAGCGGCAAACAGAAATATGGGTCCATCGGGAGTACCCCTATATTCCGGTCAAACTCAGACAGAACGACGACGGCGAAGTATTTTTACTGGAGTTAACGGACTTAAAACTAAACTAACTTCCGAGCCGTTGTGATGAAGGCAAACGAAACCCACTCTCCATAAGCGCTTCGAACTGATCGATCGCCAGCGGACGACTATAGAAGAAGCCTTGAGCGTGAACGCAACCTAATTGCAGGAGCCGGTTGGCCTGGGCTTCAGTTTCCACTCCCTCCGCTATGACTTCTACCCCCAGACCATTCGACAATGCCACCACCGCAGAAATAATGGCACTACCTTGAGGTAAATGAACATCATCCACAAAGGTTTTATCAATTTTTAACACCGTAAACGGCAGTTGCGCCAAATACGCCATAGACGAATAACCGGTTCCGAAATCATCGATCGCAATCCCGGTCCCCAACTCGCGGATGCTTGCCAGATTTTCCATATTTACTTCGGTTCGTTCCAAAAACAGACTTTCGGTGATCTCGACCTCCAGCAGGTTAGGATCAACCCGGCTGGACACGACCGCCTGTTTCAGAAGCTCGATCAGATCCGGATCCTGCAATTGCTGCACCGACATGTTAACGGAAACCCGGAAACCCGGTGGCAAATTGTAATCTAAACTCCACTTACGCACCTGTATGCAGGTGGTCTCAAATACCCAGCGACCGATACCGTTAATTAGACCCGTTTCCTCGGCAATGGGAATAAATATGGCCGGAGAAACATCCCGCTCACCCGCACGCCATCGAATCAAGGCTTCGGCTCCCACGATACTACCGGTTTTCATATCGTACTTCGGTTGAAAATGCAGACTGAAATCCATAATCTCATATGCGCGGCGCAACTCAACTTCCAGCGCCATTGTTTCTTCCACCTGAGATTTCATATCGGACTCAAACACACGGTATCGATTCCGGCCTTCGTGTTTGGCCTGATACATGGCCATATCCGCGTTTTTTATCAGTTCACCAGCGGTTTTGCCTAATTCCGGATAATAAACGATGCCGATACTGGCACCCACGTAGAGCTCCTGCCCCAATATTTCGAATGGCTGTGACAATGCGTAAATTAATTTATCGGAGACACGCCGGGATGCCTGCTCTGCATGATCTCCGCTAATAATGACCGTAAATTCGTCACCTCCCAATCGACATAGTATATCGGTATCCCGTATACAGTGTGCCACCCGGATAGCCACTTCTTTTAGCAATGCATCCCCGGCGTCATGTCCAAGCGTGTCATTTACCTGCTTAAACCGATCCAGATCCATAAACAACAACGCAAATGTCTGGCCACTATGGTTACTGTAAGTTATGGAATTATTCAATGCCGAATTAAATAGATTACGGTTACCCAGCTCGGTTAACGAATCGTATTGAGCCAGGTAATGCAGCTTCTCTTCTATTTTTTTGCGCTCGGTAATATCTTTGAAAACGATTACCGCGCCATCAAATGAACCGGAGGGCGAATGCGTTGGGCTGGCGGTGTATTCAACGGGAATCATCCGGTTAGTGGATGCCCTGAACACACCCACATCGGAATGAAATGCCTTACCCTGAGAGCAGGAATGAAATAGCTTGGATTCCTTCCAGTCCGAGCCGCTGGATTTATGGGTAGATACGATAACGGACTTGTACAGGGGCTGACCAATTAACGTGGTGCCATTACAGCACAGAATCATCTCGGCCGCCGGATTGATAAAGGAGATCAAGCCGTCGATAGAGACACCGATGATACCTTCCCCCACTGACTTCAATAATACTTCGTTACTGGTTTTGACTTGCCGCAAGTTACTGAGCGCTTCTTCCAGCTGTTTTTGGCGCCCGTCCAGCTCAAGAAAAATACGCACTTTGCTGAGCAGCACGAACGGGTTAAACGGCTTAAACAAAAAATCGACGCCGCCGTTTTCGTAGCCTTTAAAAAGATAACTCTCTTCTTTGTTAATCGCAGTCAAAAATATGATCGGCACGTGCCGTGTCTTCGGCCGCTGACGCATAAAGCTCGCGACTTCAAATCCATCCATACCGGGCATCTGCACATCCAGCAACACCATGGCCACGTCTTTTTTCAATAGAATCGATAACGCTTGCGGACCGGAGGTAGCGGATATTATTTCCACATTGTCCAACTCGCTCAATGTCGCCTCCAACGCGACTAAATTGGCTTGTTGGTCGTCAACAATCAGTATGCTTTGCATCATAACGCGTTACTCCGCGCACCCATCTTAACCAAGCGTCCTGCAATTTCATGGATGGACAAAACACCATCGACCCTAACCGCCTTAATAGCAGACAGGGGCATGGTATCCACACTGGCTTCCACCGGATCCTGCACGAACACGGTGCCGCCATTTCTTTTTATCGCGACACAACCATCGGCCCCATCGGAGTTGGCCCCGGTAAAAATACAACCGGCCAAATGCTGTTCATACACTTCCGACGCGGAAATAAAGGCCATATCGATCGAAGGTCTGGAATAATTCAGTGGTGCGTCCAGACTCAAAGCGATGCTGTGATCAGCGTCAATTAATAGATGATAATTCGGTGGCGCAATATACATACATCCGGTTTCTATTTTTTGTTTGTCTTCCGGTTCAACTACCTTCAGATGGGTGTACTTAGACAGCATTTCCGGTACACCACTCACTCTATTCGCCCGCTGGTGTAACACCACCACTGTGGGCACCTGGTATTGTTCAGGCAACGCCTGCAAAAATTCGATCAGGGTTTCCAGGCCGCCACTGGAAGCCCCCACTACCACGAGTTCCAACCGTTTAATCAACTCGCTGGAACACTCTTGCCGGTCCATCAATCTCCCTGAATCTATTTTGGTTAGGAAGGCTGCGTAACGACTCCTTAATTCCCAGCCCCATGAACCCTCCGATATCCAGACTATCATGAAATAAGGTTAGCACTTTTGTCTGTAGTTCGCGGCGAAAGTAAATCAGTACGTTTCGGCAAACCACCATCTGCATTTCACCAAACACCTGATCTGTAACCAAATCGTGCTGGGTAAACACGATGTTACGCTTTAGTTCAGGATCGATTAGAAACCTTTCGTAACCAACGGAAACAAAGTCACTAAAGTGCCCTCTGGCGCCGGACGCCTGATAGTTCTCTTGTGCCGTCGCCAGCATCCGGTCGTGGTACACCCCTTTACTGGCCTGATCGAGTACCTGAGAGTTAATATCCGTGGCATAAATAACGGCGCGATCACCCAGACCTTCCTCCCGCAGCAGGATTGCCATGGAATAGGCTTCTTCCCCGGTCGAGCAGCCGGCATGCCAGATTTTAATAAACGGATGGGAGCGTAATTCCGGTACCACTTTCTCCCGGATCACGCGGTAAAATGACGGATCACGAAACATATCCGTCACATTGACCGTCAAGCCTCGAACAAAGTGGTTACAGCGTTTCTTATCCTTAATCAGTTCGTTTTGCAGGTCCGACACCCGCTCAAAGCTATTATCGGAAATATATCGGGCCACGCGACGCCGCAAGGAAGCTCGAGTGTACTCGCGAAAGTCGTAACCCCAGCGCAAAAACAGCGCTTCCATCAGGCATTCTACTTCCACCTCGAACTCACTCAACTGGTGACTAAAATGGTCTTGCTGCATCAGCTTTGTCTCAACCACATTTTAATCATCGATTTGAGCTTAACCGTTTCCACCGGTTTCGAGAGATAGTCATTGGCACCGGCTTCAATACAACGGGCACGGTCATCACGCATTGCTTTTGCGGTGAGCGCGATTAAAGGCAGGGATTTAAACTGACTCTGACTGCGAATTTTCTTCATGGCCTCCAATCCATCCATTTCCGGCATCATCACATCCATCAATACCAGGTCAAAAGCCGGTTGTGATGCCAGCATATCCAAAGCTTCTATCCCGGTGCTGGCGGTTTCAATTTCAAAGCCACTTTCTTCCAGCACAGCAGAGAGAGAATATAGGTTACGGATATCATCGTCCACGAGCAATAATCGCTTACCTGCGAAATTCAAGCCATCAGACGGACTGGTATCCACCCACTCTTTGGTATTCGGTGTCTTATCACTTTCGTTCACCCAATGCAAAAATAACGTCGTTTCGTTGATCAGCCGGGAGATGGACTTATCCGTTTTCAAGACTATGCGTTTGGCGTACTTACGCAGGTCGGCGTCCTGTTTCTTATTCAGGTCCCGGGCGGTATAGATGATAATCGGTGTATTGCCCAGAGTCGCTTCACCCAATGCCTTTGCCAGACCAAACCCATCCACATCAGGTAACTCAAGATCCAGAATAATAGCGCCATAATGTTCGCTATTTACCAGGGACAACGCGTGCTCACCGGAACTGACGATATCACTGGCAATATTCTGTTTGTCGAAATTCATTTTCAACTGTTCGCACTGAACCTCGTCGTCCTCGATTATCAGAACACGCTGGTAGCTAAGATCGTGAATTTCGGATTCTATATCCTGGAACAACTGATCCAGACGATCACGACTGAACGGTTTTGCAATAAACTCTTCCGCTCCCGCAAGGTCGGATACATTGACATTGAGCTTCCCGGAGATAACATGAACCGGAATGTTCCTGGTTTCCTTATCCTCCTTCAACATACTCAGCAAATGCTCACCCGGTGCATCCGGCAAACCCAGATCAAGAATGATGGAACCGGGCAAATGGTGATTCAAATAGGCACGGGCATCTGCCACCGTATGAGCGCAGTGTGCTTCAAATCCGAAATCTTCTGCCAGATTTTTTAACACGCCGCTAAAACTGGGGTCGTCTTCAATGATCAAAACGGTTTTTTCCCGCACCACGGCAGCCCCGGAAAAGGGCGCATCTTCGGAAGATACGCCCGCTGGCGTGAGCGGCTCCGCAGACGAGGTAGAGGGTTTGGCTGGAGAGGTTACCTGCTCTGTGCCCGAATCGTTTGCTTTATGCACACCGGGTGTCACTGTTCGCGGCAAATACAAAACAAACTCAGAACCGAAATTTTCACCTTCACTGAGCACATCTACACCGCCGCCCATGATTTCCGCCAATTTTTTCGAGATAGTCAGACCCAATCCAGTACCGCCGTATTTGCGACTGATGGTGCCATCTACCTGTTTGAAAGCCTCAAAAATCAAACCGAGCTTGTCCTTCGGGATGCCGATCCCGGAATCTTTCACCTTAAAGACAATGGCATCCTCTTTTCTGAGCAGGTGACCTTCAGCCAGGCGAACATCGGTTTCGGCCCGACCGACGGATACGTTAACTGAGCCCTTGTGGGTAAACTTGAGTGCGTTAGAAATAAAATTCCGCAGAATCTGACTCAGCCTGTGCTCGTCTATCAAAATACTATCCGGCAGTTCCGGCTCGACCTCGACCCCGAAACCAATTTTCTTATTCTCCGCCTGGACATCGAACTGACCATGGAGTTTGTCCGCAAATGCCTGTAGGTTGAGCTCTTCCACCACCAATTCAAGCTTGCCCTCTTCCACCTTCGACAAGTCCAGAATATCGTTGATGAGCATCAACAAATCGCGGCCGGAAGAATTAATCACTTTGGCATGTTCAACCTGTTTTTCATCCAGATTCCGCTTTTTATTCTCCACCAAACCCTGGGATAAAATCAGAATACTGTTCAGAGGCGTACGCAATTCATGGGACATCGTTGATAAAAATTCTGTTTTGTACCGACCGCTCATTTCAAGCTGTTTGGCTTTTCCGTGCAGTTCTTCCCGTGAAGCTTCCAGGTCTTTATTTTTTTGAGCAATTTCCTCTTTCTGCCGATCCAATAACTGGTTGCGTTCTTCCAGCTCTTCATTCATTACACGCAATTCTTCCTGTTGCTGTTGCAATCCTTCTTCCGACGCACGCAAGGTCGTAGCCTGCTCTTCCAACTCTTCATTAGTCGCGCGTAACTCTTCCTGCTGTTGTTCCATCGCCTCTGCCTGCAGGCGCGTGCGTTCCAGGGCGTCCGCCAACTGCATTCTGGAGATAGCTGAACTCAGGGCGATAGCGAGCCCTTCTGCACTGCGTTCGACAAAATCGATCTGATGCTCTGTGAACGGGGTAAACGACATGAGTTCGATCACTGCCAGCAGGTTTCCGTTAAACTCCAACGGAACCAGCATCACTTCGGTGGCAGTGGCTTCACCCAGGCCGGACGCTACCGGTGCGTAATCCGCAGGCAAATCACGCACCATAAACAGTTTACGTTCCAACGCAGCCTGGCCCACCATAGACTCACCCAACAGAAACCGAGTACGGTCGCCTTTGCGGTGACTAAAGGCATAGCTCGCTTTCATAACCAGCGTATCGCCTTCCAGCAAATAAAGCGCACCCACATTGGCACCCAATAGTTCGGCCAGACAGCGTAAAATATTATTGCTTACCTGCAGTGTGGTCAGTTCACCTCGCAACGCATCATTGAGACGCGATATCTGTTCCTGGCGCTCGGTGCGTATCGCGGATTCCTGATACTGCTTTTTCAATCGATCGCGCATGGTTGCCAGCGCCATAAACAGGCGGTTCACCTCAGTGCTGGTCCCAATGCCGACCTCCACGTCAAGATTACCCTCCGCGATCTGTCCGGCGAGCTTGATCACCTGACCGATAGCACTGGTTACCACAATAATGAGCCAAATGATGGCAAACAACACCAAGCCAACCAAAACCGTCCCGATAACGAATTGGCTAAAGCTGGCCGCTTCCGATTCGATGCGGATGGTATCCAGCGTTTTATCAAAGTCATTATTGACGGTTTTATTAAAGTTACGCACCAGCAGGTCATATTGTTTCCGCTGCTTGAGCGTGGACGCGATCGCTGAGTGCATTTCGTCAGCGGAAAATTCGCCATTAAGTACTCTCAAAGTGTACTTTTGGGTATCTGAAATGTATTGATCAAAGCTAGCCAGCATTTCATGCGAGCGGCTCGCCAGCGACGGTTTCAGCGTTGTGATTCTCAATATATCTTTGCGCTGGCTCGTGCTGTGATCCATCGCAGCGGCCAAAGTATCGTATTCATTCTCCGCAATGGCCGCTTCAAACAAGCGGTTCACATCCAGAAAGCCGATCTGCAACCGATTGCCGATCCTGACCAGCTGAGAATCGATGTCCTGAACTTGCTTTAGCTTCTGGTTGGTTTCAGTGAAAAAGGAATAATTACTGAACACAATATAAGAGAAACCGAGCAATGCCATCACAGCCATCAGTGTCATTTTCAGTTTGATTGAAGAGTTAGCGAACTTAATCAGCGAGTTTCTGAGTATTTGCAACATTGAATGTCATATACATGTGAGTTATTTAGTAGGTAATTGCACTCAATCACCGAGTCGGCCTACAGGAGTCCGGGTAGTGCCCAGACCCACTGAATGATGCCAGATCTGCGCTCTACCACCGCACTGAGCGCTATCCTAGCTACGCCCCATAAGTCCTTTGATTGCATTTGGTAAATCCGCTGGAAACACCACGGTTTTTCCATTCGGCGACACCGCTACTTTCTCCAGGGATTTTACGTATTTTTCACCAAGCAAAAACAACACCGGCATTTCCTTATCGCCGATCGCGGCGGTCACCATTTCGATGGCCTGTTGACTGGCTTTTGCTAATACCACGTCCGCTTCCGCATCCCGGCGCGAGGCTTCCAATCGCCCTTCCGCTTCCAGAATTGCGGCCTGCTTATCCCCATCTGCACGGGTCACCGTCGCACGACGTGCCCGTTCCGCAGCGGCCTGTTCTTCCATCGCCGTCTGCATGGTGCCGGACGGGTTGATATCCTGAATCTCAACGGTTTTTAAGGTGATGCCCCAATCAGAAATATCATCAGAAATCGCGTTTTTCAAATGCGCTTTTATTTTATCCCGTGAAGACAAGGCATCATCCAGATCCATTTCACCGATAATCGAACGCAGAGAAGTTTGTACCAAAGTCCGAATCGCAAGGCGATAGTCCTCAACCCCGTAAACGGCTTTTTCCGGCGAAATAATATTGATATACGCCACTGCGTTGGCAATGATGACGGCGTTATCTTTGGTGATTACTTCCTGTGATGGAATATCCAAAACGATGTCTTTCGTTGTGACTTTGTAGGCGACGGAATCAACATAGGGAATAATGATATTGAGCCCCGGCCCTAATGAATTGTGGTATTTCCCTAATCGCTGTACCACCCATTTATTACCCTGCGGCACCAACCGCACCCCTTTCGCCAACGTGACCAATAACAAAATGAATATTGCAATGACGACGTAAAACCCTGCGTTTACCATACTCAGTATTCCTTATTAAAAAGCTTCAAACCCTTGCCTGTAACCGGACACCGGAAACAACTGTGCCCTTCGTAACAAGCGGCTCTCGATTCTTATTCGTTTTTAACCCACCATTTTTTCTACTACCAGGGAATTACCCGATACGTCTTTTACCCGCACCCGGTCCCCCTCTGCCAATGAATCCTGAGAAATAATAATCCATTCATCACTCCCCAATATAGGCGCAGGAAAACGCAACCGCCCCCGCCGTTCTTTTGTCGGCACACTGATCACCTGGCCCACCTCGCCGACAATCGCTTCCCGTGACATGCCAGCCTTGGTTTTATCAATTGACAATGGTTTTAAAAACCTAAACCAAAGCAAAGCTAACGCCGCCGAAAGGAGAGTCCAGATAAAAATTTGCCAATTGACACTCAAGCCCGGCAGCAAGAACAACAGCCCTCCCATGAGGATAGCGGCCACACCGAACCACAGAATAAAAAAGGTGGTAATCGCGATTTCACCCAGCATCAACACCACACCAAAAACAACCCAGTGCCAATACAGCAATTCAAGTTCCATATTTAGTCCAACTATTTGATTATGCTACCCAAACGAAAGATTAGCACATGCAAACAAATAAGGCCGGAACTCAATGAGCCCGGCCTTTTTTGCAATGCTTCATGCAGAATTCTGAGCAGCGCCCGATTACGCCTTTGGCAGCGTTACACCGGTTTGACCCTGATACTTACCGCCACGATCCCGATAGGACACTTCGCACTCCTCATCCGACTCCAGGAACAGCATCTGCGCCACGCCTTCATTTGCATAAATTTTCGCCGGCAAGGTTGTGGTATTAGAAAATTCCAGGGTCACGTGCCCTTCCCACTCCGGTTCCAGGGGCGTCACGTTCACGATAATGCCACAACGGGCGTAAGTGGATTTGCCAAGGCAAATGGTCAGCACGTTTCTGGGGATTCTGAAAAACTCGACTGTGCGTGCCAGGGCAAATGAATTGGGAGGAATAATACATACATCACTGTCTACATCCACGAAACTTTTATCAGAAAAGTCCTTGGGATCGACCGTAGCAGAATGAATATTAGTGAACACTTTAAACTCAGTGGAGCAGCGCACATCATACCCGTAGCTTGAGGTGCCATAGGAAATAATCCGGTCGCCACTTGCGCCGTGGCGCACTTGGCCTGGCTCGAAGGGTTCAATCATGCCGTGTTCTTGCGCCATACGGCGAATCCAGATATCAGATTTGATGGACATTGCGTTCCGTTACTCCCCTGAAATGAAGGGCGAATCATACCTGTTTTTCGCCCTTGAGGTGAAGTCCTCAGTCGTTATGGATACTGATTTTCGGGGATGCCCCGGCAGAGCGTCCGGCCATTTTGGCCAACTGTCCTGCAGACAATCGTGCTATTTGTCGATAGACCGCTGCAATCGGCCCATTGGGATCGCTGGCCACCGTCGGCTTACCACTGTCCGCCTGCTCGCGGATAGAAAGATCCAGGGGCAAGCTGCCCAGCACCGATACCCCGTATTCTTTCGCGATGGCGGCGCCACCACCTTCACCAAAGATATGCTCCTCATGACCGCACTGGCTGCAAATGTGAGTGGCCATATTCTCTACCACCCCGAGCACCGCCACATGCACTTTGCGAAACATCTCTATGCCCTTCTTGGCATCCAGCAACGCGATATCCTGGGGGGTCGTCACGACCACAGCGCCGGATACCGGCACCTGTTGCGACAGGGTAAGCTGAATATCGCCGGTGCCTGGGGGCATATCGACCACCAGATAATCCAGATCATTCCACAACGTTTGCTTGAGCAATTGTTGTAAAGCACCACTGGCCATCGGCCCTCGCCAGACCATAGGCGTTTCTTCAGTGGTCAAAAAACCCATAGAGATGGATTGAAGCCCCAAACTCTCAATCGGCACAAAGAAATTCTGCTGATGCACTTCCGGGCGGGTACCCTTAGGCACCCCCAGCATCATGCCTAAACTGGGACCGTAGATATCCGCGTCCAGTATACCCACTCGCGCCCCGTCAGCCGCCAGAGCCAG
It encodes:
- the purM gene encoding phosphoribosylformylglycinamidine cyclo-ligase, yielding MSDKKPSLSYKDAGVDINAGDELVQRIKSVAKRTSRPEVLGGLGGFGALCEIPEKYKRPVLVSGTDGVGTKLRLAIDLNQHTNVGIDLVAMCVNDLLVTGAEPLFFLDYYATGKLDVDVAANVVAGIGKGCEWAGCALVGGETAEMPGMYHDGDYDLAGFCVGVVERDQIITGDKVGAGDTLIAVGSSGPHSNGYSLIRKIIEISNADLSEELDGAPLSQHLMEPTRIYVKSILALLDQIDIKAMAHITGGGITENVPRVLPPKTNAVIDTDSWEWPAVFQWLQEKGNVETSEMHRTFNCGVGMILCVDADKADSTLSLLRKLGEHTWKIGRIEAGSDETPQTLFQGK
- the purN gene encoding phosphoribosylglycinamide formyltransferase, which gives rise to MNTVKLVVLISGSGTNLQAIIEAIEKGLVHAEISAVISNRPDVRGLARARDQHIATEVIDHKQFTDRHRFDQALLEAIESYQPDLVILAGFMRILTDRFVTHFHGKMLNIHPSLLPKYKGLNTHARAIEAAESEHGCSVHFVNNELDSGAVIGQFKVPLRMNDTVETLSKRVQIAEHKLYPACIELLCQKRIQLTPEGVEHRGQLLPDSGLDLTED
- a CDS encoding DUF3108 domain-containing protein codes for the protein MESKRQQLIGTIFLSCLISVPVQAAEKSALEDAQPQSAAAATVEFPFKLFTASYRGEAYGMSMEKLGTRSLMQVDAQRYRIEYKANAMMYSMEETSDFIWQDNHIIPLAYHSERGTFLSKRKARLLFDWDAGTAEYKVKKRSGEFTISPGDQDPITSTLTLALKIDQKNPLIEVSEAKKDSVEMLEFERIDEPELQTPIGDIKTLHLRRIHDDPERQTEIWVHREYPYIPVKLRQNDDGEVFLLELTDLKLN
- a CDS encoding EAL domain-containing protein; the encoded protein is MMQSILIVDDQQANLVALEATLSELDNVEIISATSGPQALSILLKKDVAMVLLDVQMPGMDGFEVASFMRQRPKTRHVPIIFLTAINKEESYLFKGYENGGVDFLFKPFNPFVLLSKVRIFLELDGRQKQLEEALSNLRQVKTSNEVLLKSVGEGIIGVSIDGLISFINPAAEMILCCNGTTLIGQPLYKSVIVSTHKSSGSDWKESKLFHSCSQGKAFHSDVGVFRASTNRMIPVEYTASPTHSPSGSFDGAVIVFKDITERKKIEEKLHYLAQYDSLTELGNRNLFNSALNNSITYSNHSGQTFALLFMDLDRFKQVNDTLGHDAGDALLKEVAIRVAHCIRDTDILCRLGGDEFTVIISGDHAEQASRRVSDKLIYALSQPFEILGQELYVGASIGIVYYPELGKTAGELIKNADMAMYQAKHEGRNRYRVFESDMKSQVEETMALEVELRRAYEIMDFSLHFQPKYDMKTGSIVGAEALIRWRAGERDVSPAIFIPIAEETGLINGIGRWVFETTCIQVRKWSLDYNLPPGFRVSVNMSVQQLQDPDLIELLKQAVVSSRVDPNLLEVEITESLFLERTEVNMENLASIRELGTGIAIDDFGTGYSSMAYLAQLPFTVLKIDKTFVDDVHLPQGSAIISAVVALSNGLGVEVIAEGVETEAQANRLLQLGCVHAQGFFYSRPLAIDQFEALMESGFRLPSSQRLGS
- a CDS encoding chemotaxis protein CheB encodes the protein MDRQECSSELIKRLELVVVGASSGGLETLIEFLQALPEQYQVPTVVVLHQRANRVSGVPEMLSKYTHLKVVEPEDKQKIETGCMYIAPPNYHLLIDADHSIALSLDAPLNYSRPSIDMAFISASEVYEQHLAGCIFTGANSDGADGCVAIKRNGGTVFVQDPVEASVDTMPLSAIKAVRVDGVLSIHEIAGRLVKMGARSNAL
- a CDS encoding protein-glutamate O-methyltransferase CheR, whose protein sequence is MVETKLMQQDHFSHQLSEFEVEVECLMEALFLRWGYDFREYTRASLRRRVARYISDNSFERVSDLQNELIKDKKRCNHFVRGLTVNVTDMFRDPSFYRVIREKVVPELRSHPFIKIWHAGCSTGEEAYSMAILLREEGLGDRAVIYATDINSQVLDQASKGVYHDRMLATAQENYQASGARGHFSDFVSVGYERFLIDPELKRNIVFTQHDLVTDQVFGEMQMVVCRNVLIYFRRELQTKVLTLFHDSLDIGGFMGLGIKESLRSLPNQNRFREIDGPARVFQRVD